One window from the genome of [Clostridium] celerecrescens 18A encodes:
- a CDS encoding ABC transporter permease yields the protein MPKNKLSLQLNVEDFLPASDAEKESLTVMRKSVGFWKDGIRRLKKNKISMISLAVIIVVFILSFLVPQFYPYRYEQQIRGSENLAPMQYSEKELTAIESGEKVFPHILGTDNLGRDYAVRVMMGSRVSLMVGLIASCIILLIGSLYGSIAGFFGGWVDMIMMRIVDMIYTVPDILIIVLLSVAFDQPLKALSQRPGFQWIQVIGVNLISIFVVFALLYWVGMARIVRSQILILKEQEYVTAARALGASSGHIIKKHLLTNCIGTLIVTTTLQIPSSIFTESFLSFLGLGVAAPMPSLGSLASAALNGLQSYPHRLFAPALMISIIILSFNLLGDGLRDAFDPKLKD from the coding sequence ATGCCAAAGAATAAATTATCATTACAGCTTAATGTAGAAGACTTTCTCCCGGCAAGTGATGCAGAAAAAGAAAGCCTGACAGTCATGCGTAAGAGCGTTGGATTTTGGAAGGATGGAATCAGACGCCTTAAAAAGAATAAGATTTCAATGATCAGCCTTGCTGTTATCATTGTTGTATTTATTTTGTCTTTTTTAGTCCCTCAATTTTACCCATATAGGTATGAACAGCAGATCCGTGGAAGTGAAAATCTTGCTCCCATGCAGTATTCTGAAAAAGAACTGACTGCTATAGAATCAGGAGAGAAAGTATTTCCTCATATTTTAGGAACGGATAACCTGGGTCGTGACTATGCGGTCCGTGTCATGATGGGAAGCCGTGTTTCCCTGATGGTCGGTTTAATCGCTTCCTGTATCATTTTACTCATCGGATCCCTTTACGGTTCCATCGCAGGCTTTTTCGGCGGCTGGGTGGATATGATTATGATGCGTATTGTTGATATGATTTATACAGTACCTGATATTTTGATTATCGTATTGCTATCCGTTGCATTTGACCAGCCTCTAAAAGCCTTGTCTCAAAGGCCTGGTTTTCAGTGGATCCAGGTCATTGGTGTTAACTTAATCAGTATCTTTGTTGTATTTGCCCTGCTTTACTGGGTAGGTATGGCACGTATCGTACGAAGCCAGATCCTGATTTTAAAAGAGCAGGAATATGTAACTGCGGCAAGGGCCCTTGGAGCTTCCAGCGGTCATATCATTAAGAAGCATTTACTTACAAACTGTATTGGTACCTTAATTGTAACGACTACCCTGCAGATACCATCCTCAATTTTTACGGAGAGCTTTTTAAGCTTCCTTGGCCTTGGCGTTGCTGCGCCCATGCCTTCTTTGGGAAGCCTTGCAAGCGCTGCGTTAAATGGTCTGCAAAGCTATCCGCATCGTTTGTTTGCACCGGCTCTTATGATTTCTATCATTATTCTAAGTTTCAACCTGTTGGGCGATGGTCTGCGTGACGCATTCGATCCAAAGCTGAAAGATTAA
- a CDS encoding ABC transporter permease, translating into MAKYIIKRIAMAIVTIFAVATVTFFVMNMVPGGPFMSEKAISPQAQAALNEKYGLDKPLSEQYITYMKDLLHGNLGLSVKQRGRTVNMIIETKFPVSAKIGGIAILTAVLVGVPLGSIAAFKRGTAVDNIIIIFSTCGIAVPSFVVCTILMYILSLKLGLLPTFGLASWKNYIMPVMALSFYPSSYIARLMRSSMLDVMGQDYMRTARAKGLSQMVSIFKHALRNAILPVVTYLGPLLAYTVTGSFIVEKIFTIPGLGSEFIGSITGRDYPLIMGTTIFLATLMVIMNVLVDVAYKFIDPRINLK; encoded by the coding sequence GTGGCTAAATATATTATAAAGCGTATCGCTATGGCGATCGTAACCATCTTTGCTGTTGCAACGGTTACTTTCTTTGTCATGAATATGGTTCCAGGAGGCCCATTCATGTCAGAGAAGGCCATAAGCCCACAGGCCCAGGCGGCCCTTAATGAAAAGTACGGCCTGGATAAACCGTTAAGCGAACAGTATATTACTTATATGAAGGATTTGCTTCACGGCAATTTAGGATTAAGCGTAAAACAGCGCGGCCGTACGGTAAACATGATCATTGAAACAAAATTTCCTGTATCTGCAAAGATCGGCGGAATTGCAATTCTGACCGCTGTTCTCGTTGGAGTTCCATTAGGCAGTATTGCTGCATTCAAGCGCGGAACTGCAGTTGATAATATTATTATTATCTTCAGTACATGCGGTATTGCAGTACCAAGTTTTGTTGTCTGTACTATTTTAATGTATATTTTGAGTCTAAAGCTGGGACTTTTGCCTACGTTTGGACTGGCATCGTGGAAAAACTACATTATGCCTGTCATGGCTCTTTCATTCTATCCGTCCTCCTATATCGCACGTCTGATGCGTTCTTCCATGTTGGATGTTATGGGACAGGATTACATGAGAACAGCCCGTGCCAAAGGGCTTTCCCAGATGGTCAGCATCTTTAAGCATGCACTTCGTAACGCCATTCTTCCGGTTGTTACATATTTAGGACCGCTTTTGGCCTATACCGTAACAGGAAGTTTTATTGTTGAAAAGATATTTACGATTCCGGGCCTGGGATCAGAATTCATTGGTTCCATTACAGGACGTGACTATCCTCTTATCATGGGTACTACGATCTTCCTTGCTACTTTAATGGTTATCATGAATGTGCTGGTCGACGTTGCTTATAAATTCATCGATCCGCGAATTAATCTGAAGTAA
- the tsf gene encoding translation elongation factor Ts: MAAVTAGMVKELREMTGAGMMDCKKALAETDGDMDKAVEFLREKGLAAASKKAGRIAAEGIVTTVVSEDGKSAAIVEVNSETDFVAKNAQFQNYVADVAAQALTSQAADMDGFLAEAWKQDSSLTVAQALSSQIAVIGENMNIRRYEKIVSGGVVVDYIHGGGRIGVLIEADAEVVNDTVKEALKNIAMQIAALTPKYVKRDEIPQDFIDHEMEILKVQAKNENPDKPDNILEKMIVGRLNKELKEFCLVDQAYVKDGDLTVGKYLEQVSKEVGGKVDVKKFVRFETGEGLEKKEENFAEEVARQMQ; encoded by the coding sequence ATGGCAGCAGTTACAGCTGGAATGGTAAAAGAATTAAGAGAGATGACCGGCGCGGGCATGATGGATTGCAAGAAAGCTCTTGCGGAAACAGACGGTGATATGGACAAAGCAGTAGAGTTCTTAAGAGAAAAAGGACTTGCAGCTGCTTCTAAGAAGGCAGGAAGAATTGCAGCAGAAGGTATCGTTACCACAGTTGTTTCAGAAGACGGAAAGTCTGCAGCTATCGTAGAAGTAAACAGTGAGACAGACTTTGTTGCAAAGAATGCTCAGTTCCAGAACTATGTTGCTGATGTTGCAGCTCAGGCACTTACTTCCCAGGCGGCAGATATGGATGGATTCCTTGCAGAGGCTTGGAAACAGGACAGCTCCTTAACCGTTGCCCAGGCATTATCCAGCCAGATCGCAGTGATCGGGGAAAATATGAACATCAGAAGATATGAGAAGATCGTTTCCGGCGGAGTCGTTGTTGATTACATCCACGGCGGCGGAAGAATCGGTGTATTGATTGAAGCTGATGCAGAAGTAGTGAATGACACTGTAAAGGAAGCTTTAAAGAATATTGCCATGCAGATCGCTGCATTAACACCAAAGTATGTGAAGAGAGATGAAATTCCTCAGGATTTCATTGATCATGAAATGGAAATCTTAAAAGTTCAGGCTAAGAATGAGAATCCGGATAAGCCAGATAACATTCTTGAAAAGATGATTGTAGGCCGTTTAAACAAAGAATTAAAAGAATTCTGTCTGGTAGACCAGGCTTATGTAAAAGATGGAGATTTAACTGTTGGAAAGTACTTGGAGCAGGTTTCCAAGGAAGTCGGCGGTAAGGTAGATGTGAAAAAGTTCGTACGCTTTGAGACTGGTGAAGGTCTTGAGAAGAAGGAAGAGAACTTTGCAGAAGAAGTTGCTAGGCAGATGCAGTAA
- the rpsB gene encoding 30S ribosomal protein S2 — protein sequence MSVISMKQLLEAGVHFGHQTRRWNPKMAPYIYTERNGIYIIDLQKSVVKVDEAYKAVSDIAAEGGKILFVGTKKQAQDAIKSEAERCGMYFVNERWLGGMLTNFKTIQSRVARLKQIETMSQDGTFEVLPKKEVIALKKEWEKLEKNLGGIKDMKKIPDAIFVVDPKKERICVQEAHTLGIPLIGIADTNCDPEELDFVIPGNDDAIRAVKLIVSKMADAVIEANQGEAVAEEAEAAQETEETVEA from the coding sequence ATGAGCGTTATTTCAATGAAGCAGCTTTTAGAAGCTGGCGTACACTTCGGTCATCAGACAAGAAGATGGAACCCTAAGATGGCTCCATACATTTACACAGAGAGAAACGGCATCTATATCATTGACTTACAGAAGTCTGTAGTTAAGGTAGATGAGGCTTACAAGGCAGTTTCTGATATTGCAGCTGAAGGCGGCAAGATCCTTTTCGTAGGAACAAAGAAGCAGGCTCAGGATGCCATCAAATCTGAGGCAGAGCGTTGTGGTATGTATTTTGTTAATGAAAGATGGCTTGGCGGTATGCTTACAAACTTTAAGACAATCCAGTCCAGAGTAGCAAGATTAAAGCAGATCGAGACCATGTCCCAGGACGGCACATTTGAAGTTCTTCCTAAGAAAGAAGTTATTGCTCTTAAGAAAGAGTGGGAGAAATTAGAGAAGAACTTAGGCGGAATCAAAGATATGAAGAAGATTCCGGATGCGATTTTCGTTGTAGATCCAAAGAAAGAAAGAATCTGCGTTCAGGAAGCTCATACACTGGGAATTCCGTTAATTGGTATCGCTGATACAAACTGTGATCCTGAAGAACTTGACTTCGTGATTCCAGGTAATGATGATGCGATAAGAGCCGTAAAATTAATTGTATCCAAGATGGCAGACGCAGTAATCGAAGCAAACCAGGGCGAGGCAGTAGCAGAAGAAGCAGAAGCAGCTCAGGAAACAGAAGAGACTGTAGAGGCTTAA